A genomic region of Salvelinus alpinus chromosome 12, SLU_Salpinus.1, whole genome shotgun sequence contains the following coding sequences:
- the LOC139535469 gene encoding uncharacterized protein: MDTPGYDATRGWGIICTVVRTGKDVSSKPITSHFFGRVSSKSMLTMLHYALVYMAYHTSRWLPRDERLKFQIINAVFVALVLIPQLFVLTRPKSSRYCQQPLLNNLTAFIVLSFMATGFAVTFTLIDPVPQSFRAAYHGFGLVSFVQGLCTIALTLTAQQCAKTTPELYYLSLILSLACILSTAFFLVKGGFWVKTNMLPRPCQRGNNG; the protein is encoded by the exons ATGGACACCCCAGGGTATGATGCAACGCGTGGCTGGGGGATTATTTGCACAGTAGTCAGAACTGGAAAGGATGTGTCATCAAAACCCATCACCTCTCACTTCTTTGGCAGAGTTTCTTCAAAATCTATGCTGACAATGCTACATTACGCTTTAGTGTACATGGCATATCATACCAGCAGATGGCTTCCAAGGGATGAAAGGTTAAAATT TCAAATAATTAATGCAGTCTTTGTGGCACTAGTTCTCATCCCTCAATTGTTTGTGCTAACCAG GCCCAAATCCTCTAGATACTGCCAACAGCCTCTTCTGAACAATCTCACTGCCTTCATTGTCTTGTCCTTCATGGCAACAG GTTTTGCAGTAACATTCACACTGATAGACCCAGTGCCCCAGAGCTTCAGGGCAGCCTACCATGGGTTTGGACTTGTATCTTTTGTCCAGGGACTATGCACCATCGCCCTGACTCTGACTGCACAACAGTGT GCGAAAACAACTCCTGAGCTGTACTATTTGTCCCTTATTCTATCATTGGCTTGTATCCTGAGTACAG CCTTCTTCTTGGTGAAGGGAGGATTCTGGGTAAAAACCAATATGCTACCCAGGCCCTGCCAGAGAGGGAACAATGGCTAA
- the LOC139535473 gene encoding putative nuclease HARBI1 isoform X1 produces MKAQNCVFLSALTMACPFVRDVVDEEALVLRRAFRRERVFRDRLDPLAFPDDHLYERYRFSADGIRYLCRLLGPRIKHRTARSHALSVEQMVCVALRFFASGAFLYSVGDAEQLNKATICRTIRSVCLAIKALADVFISFPGHRRLCDIKEEFYRIAGFPNVIGAVDCTHIRIKAPSGAHEADFVNRKSFHSINVQMVCNADCVISNVVAKWPGSVHDSRIFRASEIYQCLSQGEFSGVLLGDRGYGCQPFLLTPFTDPQEAQQAYNHAHARTRARVEMTFGLLKARFHCLHKLRVSPVRACDITVACAVLHNVACLRKERAPRVPPAMDWDNPAIFPDDDSGRLLRDQYVLNYFS; encoded by the exons atgaaggcccaaaattgtgtgttcctttctgctctgacaatggcatgcccattcgtgcgagatgtggtggatgaagaagcacttgtgctgaggagagccttcaggcgagaaagggtcttcagggaccggttggacccactggccttccctgatgaccatctatatgaaagatacaggttttctgcagatggcatcaggtatctatgcagactactgggtcccaggattaagcaccgcactgcacggagccatgcactgagtgtggagcaaatggtttgtgtggccttgcgcttttttgctagtggagccttcctgtactcagtgggggatgcagaacagctgaacaaggccacaatttgccgcacaataaggagtgtgtgtctggctatcaaagcattagcagatgtcttcatctccttccctggccacagaagactctgtgacatcaaagaggagttctataggattgcag gtttccccaatgtcattggtgcagtggactgcacacacataaggataaaagccccctcaggtgcccatgaggccgattttgtgaataggaaatcctttcacagcattaatgttcag atggtctgcaatgctgactgtgtgatcagcaatgttgtggcaaaatggcctggctcagtccatgactccagaatctttcgggcctctgaaatctatcagtgcctatcacaag gtgaattctctggtgtgttgctgggagacagggggtatggctgccagccttttctcctgacacctttcacagacccccaggaagcacagcaggcctacaaccatgcccatgccaggaccagggccagagttgaaatgacctttggcctcctgaaggcacgctttcactgccttcacaaattaagggtcagccctgttagggcatgtgatattactgtggcttgtgctgtcctccacaatgtggcctgcctgaggaaggagagggcccccagagtgccaccagccatggactgggacaatccggcaatcttccctgatgacgacagtggtcggctgctgagggaccaatatgtgttgaattattttagttag
- the LOC139535470 gene encoding retinoid-binding protein 7-like, translated as MPIDYSGTWDMTSNEHFEGYMVALGIDFATRKIANMLKPQKVIEQDRDSFTIKTLTTFKNYTVSFKIGEEFEEVTKAMDNRKVQTLVNWDHDKLVCVQKGEKKNRGWTHWIEGNELYLELTCEDKVCKQIYKKSA; from the exons ATGCCTATCGACTACAGTGGCACATGGGACATGACTAGTAATGAACACTTTGAAGGTTACATGGTTGCTCTTG GCATTGATTTTGCAACACGCAAGATTGCAAACATGTTGAAGCCTCAGAAAGTGATTGAACAAGACCGTGATTCTTTCACCATCAAGACACTCACTACCTTCAAAAACTATACAGTCTCATTCAAGATAGGGGAAGAGTTTGAGGAGGTGACCAAAGCCATGGATAACAGAAAAGTCCAG ACGCTGGTCAACTGGGACCATGATAAACTGGTGTGTGTTCagaagggagagaagaagaacagAGGGTGGACACACTGGATCGAAGGAAATGAGCTCTATCTG GAACTCACCTGTGAGGATAAAGTCTGCaagcaaatttataaaaagaGTGCttga
- the LOC139535472 gene encoding TAR DNA-binding protein 43-like → MAELYIRVAEEENEEPMEIPSEDDGSVLLSTVAAQFPGACGLRFRSPVSQCMRGVRLVEGILHAPENGWGNLVYVVNYPKDNKRKMDEIDAASAVKMKRGDMKTSDLIVLGLPWKTTEQDLKDYFSTFGEVIMVQVKRDVKTGNSKGFGFVRFTEYETQDKVISQRHMIDGRWCDCKLPNSKQGPDEPMRSRKVFVGRCTEDLSADELRQFFMQYGEVTDVFIPKPFRAFAFVSFADDQVASSLCGEDLIIKGVSVHISNAEPKHGSRQMTERAGRFGNGFGAQGFGSNRTGLGTSASSNMANFGNFSLNPAMMAAAQAALQSSWGMMGMLASQQGQTATSGTASTGQTNSTRDQSQAYSTGNSNYGTNSASLGWGTGSNATASGSGFSSGFGSSMESKSSGWGM, encoded by the exons ATGGCAGAGTTGTACATTCGTGTGGCCGAAGAAGAGAATGAGGAGCCCATGGAGATCCCATCTGAGGATGATGGCTCTGTGTTGCTTTCTACCGTGGCAGCTCAGTTTCCTGGGGCCTGCGGCCTACGATTCAGGAGTCCTGTTTCACAGTGCATGAGAGGGGTCCGTTTGGTGGAAGGGATTCTTCATGCGCCTGAGAACGGCTGGGGCAATCTGGTCTATGTCGTCAATTATCCCAAAG ACAATAAAAGGAAAATGGACGAGATCGATGCCGCCTCTGCTGTGAAGATGAAGAGAGGTGACATGAAGACATCTGATCTGATTGTACTGGGGTTGCCATGGAAGACAACTGAGCAGGACCTGAAAGATTACTTCAGCACCTTTGGGGAAGTCATCATGGTGCAG GTGAAACGAGATGTGAAGACTGGAAACTCAAAGGGGTTTGGCTTTGTGAGGTTTACTGAGTATGAGACTCAAGACAAAGTGATCTCACAACGCCACATGATTGATGGAAGATGGTGTGACTGCAAACTCCCCAACTCCAAG CAAGGCCCAGATGAGCCCATGAGAAGCAGGAAAGTGTTTGTAGGCCGTTGCACTGAAGACTTGTCCGCTGATGAACTGCGACAGTTCTTCATGCAGTATGGTGAGGTCACTGACGTCTTCATCCCCAAGCCCTTCCGTGCCTTTGCCTTCGTCAGCTTTGCCGATGACCAG GTTGCCAGTTCCCTATGTGGAGAGGACCTGATTATTAAGGGGGTCAGCGTGCACATCTCAAATGCTGAGCCAAAGCACGGCAGTAGGCAGATGACGGAGCGAGCAGGGCGGTTTGGAAACGGGTTTGGGGCTCAGGGCTTTGGTAGTAACCGCACAGGGTTAGGGACCAGCGCCAGTAGTAATATGGCTAATTTTGGCAACTTTAGTCTGAACCCTGCCATGATGGCTGCTGCTCAGGCTGCCCTACAGAGCAGTTGGGGAATGATGGGTATGTTGGCTAGTCAGCAAGGGCAAACTGCCACCTCAGGCACCGCCTCCACTGGGCAGACTAACTCCACCAGGGATCAGAGCCAGGCCTACAGCACAGGCAACAGTAACTACGGCACCAACTCAGCCAGTCTAGGTTGGGGTACCGGTTCTAACGCAACAGCCAGTGGTAGTGGGTTTAGCTCAGGATTTGGCTCCAGTATGGAGTCCAAGTCTTCTGGGTGGGGTATGTGA
- the LOC139535473 gene encoding myb/SANT-like DNA-binding domain-containing protein 4 isoform X2, translating into MATRAAYFSPSEAQILMEAYEEVKDIIKKKGNTATVIKQREKAWQSIADRLNALNMNGPKRTWQQVKIKYKNILQNAVKKNTHRQGTGGGSPKADLTPAEDMALELNKGRPVLEGIPGGKETSIGSSQDATRFIQVSGSTVFLLEPPAQAPDDADPGEGPSAAATAHDGDDDEEETISLDSRRHEDPDAIQWENQPGNISSQAIRKLYGNHLRRQIELADIDIQYKKKKMENLALESEIKKRTIRKLDLEIKKLERELQEDDTAQNKNLQSVQPSHRYKASPSFAHPPSTRCGH; encoded by the exons atggcaactagagccgcgtacttttccccgtcggaagcacaaatcctcatggaggcatacgaggaggtaaaagatataattaagaagaaaggcaacaccgccacagtgataaagcaaagagaaaaagcgtggcaaagtattgcagaccgcctgaatgc attaaacatgaacgggccaaaacggacatggcagcaggtcaaaatcaaatacaagaacattctgcagaatg cagtgaaaaagaatacccacagacaaggcacgggtggtgggtcaccaaaggctgaccttaccccagcagaggacatggccttggagctaaataaaggcaggcccgtcttagaggggatccctggggggaaagagacgagcataggttcctcccaagatgccacccgcttcattcaag tgtctggcagcactgtgttcctgttagagccaccagcacaagcaccagacgatgctgatcca ggtgaaggccccagtgcagcagcaacagcacatgatggagacgatgatgaggaggagaccatctctctggattccagaaggcatgag gacccagatgctatacagtgggaaaaccagcctggcaacata agctcacaagctatcagaaagttgtatggcaaccacctccggcgccaaatagaactggcagacatagacattcagtacaagaagaaaaagatggaaaatcttgcactggagtccgaaataaaaaagaggacaattaggaaactggaccttgaaataaaaaaacttgagagggag ctccaagaagatgacacagctcaaaataaaaatttg caatcagtacaaccaagtcatcgttataaggcatcgccctcttttgcccacccccccagcaccaggtgtggccactag